A window of Nocardiopsis sp. Huas11 genomic DNA:
ACCGCGATCTGGTTGGGGTTGAGGTCGAGCATGGCCACGCGCGGCTCGACGCCCTCGGCCTCGAAGCGGGCGGCGGCCCACTGGCCGATGTACTCGCCGGCCAGGAAGTTGTCGGTGGCGAAGGTCGCGTCGACCGCGTCCTCGGGCTCGGTCGGGGTGTCCAGCGCGATGACCATGATCCCCGCGGCGCGGGCCTGGTCCAGCGCGGGCACGATCGCCTCGGAGTCGTTGGGGGTGACCAGGATGCCGTCGGCGCCCGCGGCGATGAGGTTCTCCACCGCCTGGACCTGGGACTCGTTGTCACCGTCGTAGTCGCCGGAGAAGGACTGCAGCGTCACGCCGTGCTCGTCGGCGGCCGCCTCCGCGCCCTCCTTCATCTTGACGAAGAACGGGTTGGTCTCGGTCTTGGTGATGAGTCCGACCAGGACCTCGCCGTCGTCGGCCCCGGCGTCGGAACAGGCCGCGAGTGAGAGCGCGAGCCCGGTTCCCGCGGCGGCGGCCAGTGCCCGGCGGGTCCACGGTGCATGCGTCATAGGGGGACTCCTTCATCGGCGTCCCGCTGCCGGCGGGACGAGGGGGGTGAGGCGTGCCTCGTGACGACAGTCACCGAGACAACGATGTCCCGCCAGCTTCTTCGAGACGTCCCAGATCTGTCAACCCCTGCAATCCAACGAGTTCAGCGAGTCGAAGAAGTCCGCGAGCACCCGTTGACAACGTTGACTCACCACAGGCAGGGTGATCCACATCACCGACCCCCGGCCGCCCACCGACACCCCTCGAAAGCGCCCCGTGGACGAGTCAGCGCCGACTCCCCCGGCCACGCCGGGGCGCGGTTCGCGGTGGGCACGACGCACCGGGGATCGAGATCGGAGATCCCTCATGCACCGACGACCACTCCCCGACTTCCGACGCGGGTCCCGGCGCCCGGCCCGGCGCCCGGCCCCGCCCACCGCACGGGCCGCCACGATCGCCCTGGTCACCGGCGCCGCCCTGACCCTCACCGGCGCGGCCTCCCCCGCGGCCGCCCCGGTGGCCGGGCCCACCGCCACCGGGACCGACCATCCGCACCGGCCCCGGATCCACTTCACTCCGGCACAGAACTGGATGAACGACCCCAACGGGCTCATCCACCACGACGGCGTCTACCACCTGTACTTCCAGTACAACCCGGAGGGCGACCGCTGGGGCAACATGTCCTGGGGGCACGCCACCAGCACCGACCTGATGACCTGGCAGGAGCAGCCACTGGCCCTGCCCCACACCGACGACGAGCACGTCTTCTCCGGCGGCGTCGTCTTCGACGAGCACAACACCAGCGGCCTGGGCACCGCCGCCGACCCGCCCCTGGTCGCGCTGTACACGAGCGCCTACACCGACTCCTCGGAGCGGCCCGGCGTCCAGGCCCAGTCCCTGGCCTACAGCCTCGACGGCGGCCACTCCTGGGAGCGGTACGAGGGCAACCCCGTGCTGGACATCGGGTCGGGCGAGTTCCGCGACCCCAAGGTGTTCTGGTACGAGGAGGGCGGCTACTGGGTGATGTCCACCGTCGTGGCCACCGAGCGCAAGGTGCTCTTCCACCGCTCGGACGACCTGGTCGAGTGGGAGTTCCTCAGCGACTTCGGCCCCGCCCACGCCGACGGCGGCGTCTGGGAGGTTCCCGACCTGTTCGAGCTGCCCGTCGACGGCGACCCCGACGACACCCGCTGGGTCCTCATCGTCAACCTCAACCCCGGCTCCGTCGCCGGCGGCTCGGGCGCCCAGTACTTCGTCGGCGACTTCGACGGCACCGCGTTCACCCCCGAACACCTGGTGGACTCGGGCCCGCCCGACGGTGAGGTCTTCGCCGACTTCGAGAACGGCTACGGCGACTGGGAGGTCGTCAACGACCTGGACGGCCGCGGCGGCGACGGCCCCTTCGGTACCGCCCCCGCCGCGGGCACCCTGCCCGGCCAGCACCCCGTGGTCGGCCACGAGGGCGAGCACCTGCTCAACGGCTTCGTCGACGGCGACGCCCCGCGCGGGCACGCCACCTCACCCGAGTTCACCATCGACCGCGACTTCGTGAACCTGCTCGTGGGCGGCGGCCACCACCCCAGGACCGGCGAGGGCGGCCACGCCTCGGTCGACCTGGTCGTGGACGGCGAGGTCGTGCGCACGGCCACCGGTCACGACAGCGAGAGCCTGGACTGGGTCTCCTGGGATGTCGCCGACCTCGCCGGCCGGACCGCCCGGCTGCGCGTGGAGGACGACGCCACCGGCGGATGGGGGCACGTCCTGCTCGACCACGTGATGTTCTCCGACCGCCCCGTGCCCGGCCTGGCCGACTACGACTGGCTCGACTGGGGCCGCGACCACTACGCCGCGGTCTCCTACAACGACACCCCCGACGGCGCCCGCGTCACCATGGCGTGGATGAACAACTGGCAGTACGCCGAGGACACCCCCACCTCCCCCTGGCGCGGCGCCATGGCCCTGCCGCGACAGCTGGAACTCGCGACCGTCGACGGCCGGCCCCGGCTCATCCAGAACCCCGTGGACCAACTGGAGTCGGTCTACGGCGACCCCGTCTACGAGCGCCACCGCGCCCCGGTGCGCGCACGCGGGCTCGACCTGCCGCCCGCCGAGCCCGGTCAGGCCTACCAGGTCGAACTGACCCTGCGGCCCGGCCGGTCCGAGGAGATC
This region includes:
- a CDS encoding sugar ABC transporter substrate-binding protein, translating into MTHAPWTRRALAAAAGTGLALSLAACSDAGADDGEVLVGLITKTETNPFFVKMKEGAEAAADEHGVTLQSFSGDYDGDNESQVQAVENLIAAGADGILVTPNDSEAIVPALDQARAAGIMVIALDTPTEPEDAVDATFATDNFLAGEYIGQWAAARFEAEGVEPRVAMLDLNPNQIAVDVARDQGFLQGLGVDIADPGQIGDEDDDRIVGHDVTEGAEEGGRTAMENLLQRDPDINLVYTINEPAAAGAYEALNAAGVAEDVVIVSVDGGCPGVENVEGGLLGATSMQFPLDMAAQGVDAVVEYAASGRTPEPSEGLDFVDTGVELITDEPVDGVESQDSAWGLENCWG
- a CDS encoding glycoside hydrolase family 32 protein, with protein sequence MHRRPLPDFRRGSRRPARRPAPPTARAATIALVTGAALTLTGAASPAAAPVAGPTATGTDHPHRPRIHFTPAQNWMNDPNGLIHHDGVYHLYFQYNPEGDRWGNMSWGHATSTDLMTWQEQPLALPHTDDEHVFSGGVVFDEHNTSGLGTAADPPLVALYTSAYTDSSERPGVQAQSLAYSLDGGHSWERYEGNPVLDIGSGEFRDPKVFWYEEGGYWVMSTVVATERKVLFHRSDDLVEWEFLSDFGPAHADGGVWEVPDLFELPVDGDPDDTRWVLIVNLNPGSVAGGSGAQYFVGDFDGTAFTPEHLVDSGPPDGEVFADFENGYGDWEVVNDLDGRGGDGPFGTAPAAGTLPGQHPVVGHEGEHLLNGFVDGDAPRGHATSPEFTIDRDFVNLLVGGGHHPRTGEGGHASVDLVVDGEVVRTATGHDSESLDWVSWDVADLAGRTARLRVEDDATGGWGHVLLDHVMFSDRPVPGLADYDWLDWGRDHYAAVSYNDTPDGARVTMAWMNNWQYAEDTPTSPWRGAMALPRQLELATVDGRPRLIQNPVDQLESVYGDPVYERHRAPVRARGLDLPPAEPGQAYQVELTLRPGRSEEIGLRVHEGADQATVIGYDTAAGELFLDRSDSGDTGFHDAFPSRSAVPLPLDDGRLRLRVVVDTSSVEVFAADGRATLTGLVFPDPDATGISVHTDGGCGTVEDVTVRPLGPDPGGAAE